A window of Aquibium oceanicum genomic DNA:
GCCGCTGCGCGACACCAGCGCCGAACTCTTCCGCCGCATCCTCGACGTCAACCTCGTCGGCTCCTTCATCTGCGCCAGGGCGGCCCTGGAGCGGCGAGCCGACACGCTCTCGATCGTCAACATCGCGTCTGTGTCGGGCCTGCGGGCCAATGCCGGCCGCGTTGCCTACGGCGCCTCGAAGGCGGGCGTGAAGCTGATGAGCGAAGTCATGGCGGTCGAACTCGGCGGCGAGGGCGTCCGCGTCAACTGCGTCGCCCCTGGACCGATCGACACGCCCATGGTGGCGCAACTGCATCGCGCCGAGGACCGGGCCGACTGGCTTGCCCGCGTCCCGCAGGCGCGTTACGGCGAACCGGAGGAAGTCGCCGCCGCCATCGCCTTCCTGCTGTCGACGGAGGCGAGCTACGTCAACGGCCAGACGCTGGCCGTCGATGGCGGCTTCCTGGCCGCAGGCATCATCCGCCGCGACCGCTGAACGCCAACCGGAGAGACTTTTCATGCGCTTGATCGCCGCCACCCTCGGGATTGTCGTGCTGGCGCAGGGGACCGCGTTCGCCCAGGACGACGTCACGGTGCCCTACGTGCAGGCTTTCTGCAGCCTCGGCACCGTCGATGGCGGATCCGGCAGGGCCTATCTGGCGACGCCGGAACTGGGCGAGGCCATCAGGACGGCGATGGCCGAGAACGCAAGGCTTCAGGAAGCCGATCCGCAAGAGAAGCCGCCGCTCGGCGACGGGGTTCCCTGGCAGAGCTTCCAGGACGTGGCGCCAGCCTGCGAACCCGGCGCCGTCACGACCGAAGGCGAAAGGCTCGTTGCGGAAGTGAAGTACAGCTTCCCCGACTCCCCCGGCTCCGGCTGGATCGACCGGCTCGTGCTCGTGAAGGCGCCCGACGGCGTGCTTTATGTCGACGATGTCCGCTTCGGCGACACCGGCGAGGACGAGACGCTGCGCAAGACCCTCGCGGAAGCGTTCTCGCAGTAGGGCGGATCAGTTGTCCGGCAGCAGGTTCACCCGCCCGTAGGCCGGTATCTTCAGCGCCGGGCGCGCGAAATCCACGCCCGCGACCAGACCGAGGAAATGGATCTCGAACCCGCTGCGCGCCCCCACGGCGAAACCGACCAGCCCGCCGAGCGTCGCATGCACGTCCTGCCCGTCCGGTGCGATGTCGAAACTGGCGAAGCCCGGCGCGAAGTCCCGGCCCGTCGCGTTCGGCGGCAGGGTGGCGCCCAGCTCCGGCGTCTCGCGCAGCACGTGGGCGACGAAGCTGTTGGAGTTCGGCCCCGGCCACAGCCGGTAGTCGCCGGGATGTGAATAGGGGTATTCCGCGATGGCCCGCTCCACCTTCGGAATCAGCCTTTCGGCCTCCGCGCCGCCCACCGAGCGGACCACCCAGGGAACATTGGAGTACCACCGCCCGTCTGCCGCATAGGCGTTGCGGCGGATCGGCGAGCCCCAGCCCACCTTGTCGTAACGCTCGTAGGCGGCGCTGCCCGGCCGTTTGACGACCAGCCACGAGTGGACCGCAAGCGCGCCCTTCATCCCGCCGGTGCGCGCCGCCATCACGTAGATGGCTGCCTCCTCCGTTGCCGGCGCGGCTGGCAGGACCCCGCTGGACGACCAGTCGGCCGATCGCCACGAACCGGGTCGGTCCAGCATCGACCACCATCCCGCCGTCGCGAAAGTCGGCGCGACGAACACGGCGAGCACGAACACGATCATCAGTCTGATCCGGCGCATCCGGAAAGCCTTTGCGTCTCGATCCCGAAAGGAATAGGTGCGGTTCTCCTCGTGGAACACTGACATCTTGGTGATGCTATGGCCAATCCCGTCCTCGTCGAAGTCCTGCGCGGCGCGATCGTCGAGAGCGCGCACCGCGGATCGGTCGCCGTGGTCGACGCCGACGGCGGAACGGTGCTTGCGCTCGGCGACGTCGAACACCCGATCTTCCCGCGCTCGGCGGTGAAGGCGATCCAGGCGCTGCCGCTTCTCGAGAGCGGCGCGGCCGACGCCTATGGCTTCCGCGACCGCGAGATCGCGCTCGCCTGCGCGTCTCATTCGGGTGAACCCGAACATGCGAAACTTGCCGCCGAGATGCTCGGCCGCGCCGGGCTCGATCGTGACGCGCTCGAATGCGGCACGCACTGGCCACTCGGCGAGCCAGCCACGATCGACCTCGCCCGCAGCGGCGCCGAGCCCTCGCAGCTCCACAACAACTGTTCCGGCAAGCATGCCGGCTTCGTGTGCACCTGCATGCATGCCGGCGTCGACCGCCGCGGCTACGTCGACTACGGCCATCGCATGCAGGCGATGCTGCGCTCCACGATGGAAGAGGTCACGGGCGCCATCCACGGCGAGGCGAACATGGCGACCGACGGCTGCTCGATCCCCACATACGCCGTGCCGCTTCGCTCGCTGGCGCTCGGCTTCGCCCGCATGGCCACCGGCGTCGGCATGGGGGTGGAGCGGATCAAGTCGGCGAAGCGCATCTTCGCCGCCTGCATGGCCGAGCCGTTCTACGTGTCCGGCACCGGGCGGATGGACATGCTCCTGATGCAGGCGGGGCAGGGGCGCATCTTCGCCAAGACCGGGGCGGAAGCGGTCTACTGCGCGGCGCTCCCCGAGCAGGGGCTGGGCATCGCGGTGAAGTGCGACGACGGCGCGACGCGCGCGGCCGAGACCATCGTCGCCTCCGTTCTCGCCGGGCTCCTTGCCTCGGACGAGAGCCTTCGCACCCGTTTGTCGGAACTCGCCGCTCCAGCCATCCGCAGCCGGCGCGGGGCCGTGGTGGGCCAGGTGCGGCCGGCGGAAGCGCTCACTGCGGCGCCAGCCTGACGGCCGTGCCGCAGGCGTTCGCTCAGCCGACGTGATTGCGCTCGACGGTCAGGTGGGCGTGGCCGTCATTGCCGATCCGCGCAAGGTCGCCTGTGGCCGCGTCCGCCCAGCGATGGCCGACGATCGCCCCGTGCTGCACGTCCGAGATGACATTGTCCGAAATCACCACCGCGCCGGCGCCCTCGACCACCGAGACCGCGATACCCGTGCCGGCCTTGCGGATGACGTTTCCGGTCGCCGTCACGTTGCGCAGGAACGGCCCCCAGCCGAGATGCATGCCGTAGAGCGGCGCGTTCTCGATGATGTTGCCGGTGATGGCCGTATCCGCCTCCGCCGTGATGCCGACGCCGAAGCCGGGGGAGTCCGCGGGGTAGGGACCTTTCTCCGACAGGTTGCGCACGACGTTGCCCGAGCACACCCCCATGCGGCCGCCCTCGTTGAAGTTGACGATCGAGATGCCGTTCGCGGCGCCGTCGACGATGTTGTTCGAGATCACCGCGCCCTCGAAGGCGAATTCCGAATAGATCGCCGTCTCGCCCGAGCGCAGGCAGGTATTGCCCGAGACTTGGATGTTGCTGCCGCTGTTCGACCGGATGGCCGAGAAGGCGCAATCGGAGAGCGAATTGCCGGAGACGATGACGCCGGCTGCGCGGAAGACGTTGATGCCGTTGCCGTACTGCCCGGTGCCGCCATTGCGGGCCGCGATGCGGCGGATGCGGTTGCCGGTCACCATCGTGCCGTCCTCCCCCGCCTGCCAGCGGTGGATAAGGATGCCGCCGTTGCCGCAATCGGCGATCTCGTTGTCGGCGATGGAGAGGCCCTGGGCGTCCACGCTGTAGATGGCCGCCTCCGCGGCGCCGGTGATCGTGCTGCGCTCGATACGCCCGCCGACGCGCTCCAGCGCCACCGCGTTCTTTCCGCTGCCGATCAGGCTGCAGCCGTCGATGACGAGACGGCCGACCCGGCGAGCATCGATCATGCCCTGCACCTGCTCGCTCAGCCATCGGTTGGCGCCGTCGATGACGAGACCGGAGAACTCGATGTGGTCGGCGCCTTCGGCGGCGAAGAGATGTCCGTCGCCTCCGTATATGATGCGGGTCGTGCCCGGAGTGCCGGTGAGGACGACGCGGCGGGGCAGGGTGACGTTCGACACGACGTAATTGCCGGCCGGCAGGGCGATCGGCATGCCGCGGTCGGCGGCGGCCTCGAGCATGCGGCCGAAGGCCTTGCTCTGATCGTCATATGTGCCGGGAAAGACGCCGAGTTCGGTGGCGTCGATCGAGCCGCGGATCGACGCGGTCTCGAAACCCGCCGCGGCGGCCCCCAGGCCCGGGCCGGCCGCGCCGATCAGCGCACCCCCGGCTCCGGCGAGCCCGGCGAGGACGCTGCGCCTGTTCAGGATCGGGACGGTTCTTGTGTTCATGGGCGGGGCGGTGCAGGAACCGTGCCACGTGCCGCAAGGGTTGTATGCGCCCCCCGGAAGGTCTAGCCTCCACCGATGAGCAGGGCATTCACCAGCAACGACGACAGCCTGTCGGGCCTGAACGACATCGGCGAGCGGCCGGTGAGCGAGCACCGCAACCTCGTCACGGCGGAGGGGCTCGCCCATATCGACGCGCAGCTCGCCGAACTGCACGAGCTCTTCGCCAGGGCTGAGGCCGAGGGCGACCGCGAGAAGATCGCGCTTGTCTCGCGCGACCTGCGCTACTGGACCTCGCGGCGCGAGAGCGCCGAGTTGTCGGTGCCGGAGCCCGGGAGCGGCACCGTCCGCTTCGGGATGACCGTGACGATCGAGGACGAGGACGACACGCGCCGCGTCTGGATGATTGTCGGCGAGGACGAATCCGACGCCGCCCACGGCAAGATCAGCCATGCCTCGCCGATGGCGCAGGCACTGTTCGGCAAGAAGGCCGGCGATCTGGTGACCGTGAGCGGCAAGGAGTGGGAGATCGTTGCGCTGAATTGAGGATCGGAGCGGCAGCTCGCGTCCGAGAAAGTTCGACCGTCTCCGTCGACGCTTTGAACCTCGTCCTGTACCGGCTGGCTCGACAACCGGTAAGGGACATGGTCTTGTGCCGATGCTCCGGGTTTGCCCGAGCGACCCGTCCTGAGTCCCCCGCCGCACTCTCCCCCAGATGAAGAGCATGACCGAGTTCCGACCAGAGATTCAAGGGCTGCGAGCGATCGCCGTCGTTCTCGTGGTGTTGTTCCACGTCAAGGCGGGGTTCGTGGGAGGGGGGTTCGTCGGGGTCGACGTGTTCTTCGTCATCAGCGGTTTCCTGATCACTCGAAAACTCGTGGGCGAGATGGACGCACGCGGGGCGATCGACATCCCGCTGTTTCTGGCGGGGCGGATGCGCAGGCTGTTTCCCGCCCTGTTCGCCACCATGCTCGCGACCTTCGTCGGCTCCTACTATCTCCTGTCGCCCGACGCCCTGCAGCGCTTCGCCGCCGGAGCGTTTCATGCGCTCCTATACGTTTCGAACGTGCTTTACTGGAACGAGAGCGGCTACTTCGACGTAGCGGCTTATTCGAAGCCGGATCTCCACACATGGTCGCTGAGCGTGGAGGAACAGTTCTACTGGCTTTGGCCGCTGCTTCTGCTGCTCGTCCGGAAACGGAGCCGGCTGGGGCTGTTCGTGCTGTTCTCGCTCGTATTCTGGGCGAGCCTGCTCCTGAACTACGTTTTCTACTGGGTGCCTCCCAGATTGATCGGTACATGGACGCCCCTTCTTTGGCCATTCGTGCAGAAGGCGGACACCGCGATTTTCTTCCTCATGCCGTTCCGCATGTTCGAATTCGCGATCGGCGCCCTGTGCTTCCTCGCCAGCGAGCGCTACGCGCCGAAGGCGTGGCCGGCGACAGCACTCCAGGTGACGGGGCTCGCCATGATTGGCGCGGCCGCGGTGTTCCTGACGGAGGGAACCCGGTTTCCCGGCGTTGCCGCGCTGCTGCCGTGCGGGGGCACGGCGCTGGTCATCCTGGGCGGCGACAAGAGCCTTACCAGCATCTTTCTGACCAACCGGGCGACAGATTGGATCGGCCGTGCGAGCTATTCGATCTATCTCGTCCACTGGCCGGTCGTCGTCCTCTATCTCGCCTACGTGCTCGAACCACGGATCGACGCGCTTGAGGCGACTGGGCTCTTCGCGGCATCGCTTATCCTGGGCTACGCCCTCCACGTGGCGGTCGAGTTCCCGTTCTGGAAGCGCAGGTATCTTCCCCGGACGGGACCGGCGGCGTTCTCGATGCTCTCGCTACTGTGTGTGCTCGTCCTGGCGCTGCCTCTGACAAATGCATGGGTGACCGGTGGATGGGCATGGCGTTTCGGGCCTTACGGCGACCGCTTCAATCTGGAGGCCTTAACGCTAGAAGCGCTCCGCTACGAGAAAACTCATGTCTCAGGTGTCCGGTTCGATCAGGGGCGGAAAGTACTGGTCATTGGAGATAGCCACGGCCGGGATCTAGCCAATGGTCTGCATCAGGTCCTTCCGGAGGACAGATACGACGTGAAGTGGCTCCCATCGCTTGCCATTTGTATTCAGCCCACGGAAACCGATCGGCCTCTCAGCGAAACCTGCCCCCAGCGTTGGAACTTGATTCGCACCTCGCATCTGGTGGTTCAGGCGGACGTAATCGTGTTGTCGTTCCGATGGTGGGTCGAGGGAGCAGAGCAGGCCGACGCGATGCTCCTGGAACTCAAACGGCTTTCCAAAGTGCCGACGGTTCGGCTGCTCGTCAGTGGCCGCGTAATGGAGCCGGCGGGTTTCCCTGAAAGTGCTATGTGGAAGGTCAAGGCTGGCATGTCCCCCAGCGCCATCAACAGCCAGTTTCCAGTCTCCTTCTCATATGTGAATCGTGTGGACAAGTCACTCATGGACGCGGTCCGTAGGGCGAACATCCCTGGCGCCATGTTCTGGACCAAGCTCTCGAGCCAGTGTCCTGACAAAAAGTGCCGCTTCATCGATGAGAGAAGAAACCTGCTGATTCGGGACAGTCAGCATCTCACGCTGACGGGTGCGCGGGATATGGCGCAGGATCTCGTGCGCACGTTTCCCGGGATGTTTCCGCAGTGATGATTACCGGGACTGCCTTCCGGAGGCGACCGTCCGAAGCCTGGTCACCGGAGCGGACACACTCGATATCCGGCCGACTTTAAGACGCCGCCGCTCGAATTTATGGATCTTATCGGTTGCGAGCGACTTATGGAAGCCCGTCTGTGGTCGGCGGTTTTATGGTACAGTTCAATTCGAGGAAAAGGTCCCTGTTCGTTTGTGGCCATCGACTAACAAATATATAACATGCTGTTGACGTTCCAATGACGCTCCGGGTCCTTGGGCGAATCCGCCTGAACTCGAAGATCAATACGCAACATTGCCGGCAAGTAGGCTACGCGAAGGGCAGAACATCGTTCGTCGGCGGATCGAAGAGGGAATCCAGCTTTTTCCGTGAGTCGCTTCGATCACGACTGGGGGATACATGCCGGAAACGAAGGGCAATCGCCATCGGTTGTTCGTTTCTTCCCTCTCCACAACGTCCGGACAGGGCGGGGTTGGCATAGGGCGGGGTCGTGGCTATTAGACCGGTACTTCCAAGGAGCCAGACGAAGAGCGAATGGAAAAACGAAGTCAGCCGATTGACGTGCTTCGAGGTATCGCGATCGTCTCGGTGATCATCTGGCACGCGTTTGCGCCGCATATGATGCAATGGTATCCGTGGAGCGCCAAGCTGTTCAAGCTCACTTGGGCGGGAGTGGATCTCTTTTTCGTCATATCAGGATTCCTTATTGGAAGTATTCTTCTGCGGTACCGTACGTCTTCATCCTATTTTCTTGCGTTCTATGGAAGAAGATTTTTCCGTATATTTCCGTTATACGCAGTTACTTTAATCATAGCCTATTTATATGGTGGCACAAAAGAGCCATTTTGGGCACTTGCGACGTTTACTCAAAATGTGCTTTGGGCCATCGAAGGGCGGTTCGGAGATGCATGGACAGGGGTCACCTGGTCGCTCGCTGTCGAAGAACAGTTTTATCTTGTGGTACCTTTGCTGATTCTCCTGATCTCCCCCAAACAGCTGCCGTGGGTCCTCATACCTTTGGTGATTGCTGCACCTTTGTTGCGGCTGGCAATCTGGGCGACTGGCGGCGGACCGTTCACGTCGGTTTACTACGCTGTCTATCTTATGCTTCCGACGCGGATGGATGGGTTGTTCCTAGGAGTGCTTCTTGCCTGGCTGCTTCTAGAGCCCAGACGCAGCGACTGGCTGATGTCCCACCGTGTCGGAGTGAAATCGGTTTCGGCTATCCTCCTTTTGGGGTGCGCCGCCATGTCGATTGCAGAGTGGAGTTCCGCAAGCCGCGGGATGATCCTCGGAGGATACACCTGGATCGCCCTCACGGCCGCATCCGTCGTGTTGCTGGCAGCGACGACGAAAAGGCAGGTTTCGGTGTTATTGACACCATTGGCAGCAGCGGGAATTGGCTGCTTCTCACTCTATCTGTTGCATATCCCGCTAGGGGTGATTCTGCTTTACAGCATCGACTGGGCAGCATTTCCTCTACATCCCCTGCCCTTTTTTGTGGCGCGAGCCATCTCACTCGTCATCGCGGCGTATATCTGCTGGCATCTGATCGAAAAGCCGAACATCGCGATTGGTCATCGGCTGTTTCCATACAGGAGACTTGCACCCGGATCCGAGTCGCGAAATGCCAAGCAGCCGGCATCTGCCGGCTGAAGGCAACACCGCGCAATGTCGTCGTCGGGCATCCGCCGGAAGGCTACCCTGCCAGCAGCCGGTCCACCAGCTTCTCCGCCGCTTCCGGGATCACCGTGCCGGGCGGGAAGATGGCCGTGGCGCCGGCTTTGAGGACGGCGTCGAAATCATCGGGGGGGATCACGCCGCCTGCGACGATCATGATGTCTTCGCGCGACAGGCGCGAAAGAGCTTCCCTGAGTTCGGGGATGAGCGTCAGGTGGCCGGCGGCGAGCGAGGAGGCGCCGACGATGTGGACGTCGTGCTCGGCGGCGAGTTTGGCGATTTCCTCCGGCGTCTGGAACATGGCGCCGACGGTGACGTCGAAGCCGAGATCGGCGAAGGCGGTGGCGATGACCTTCTGGCCGCGGTCGTGGCCGTCCTGGCCCATCTTGGCCACCAGGATGCGCGGGGCGGTGCCGGTCTTTTTGCGGAATTCCTCGACCTTGTCCTGGACGCGCGGGATCGCGGGGATGTCGCCCGCTTCGGTGCGATAGACGCCGCTGATGGTCTGGACCGTGGCGACGTGGCGGCCGAAGACCTTTTCGAGCGCCAGCGAAATCTCGCCGACGGTTGCCTTGGCGCGGGCGGCCTTGATGGCGAACTCGAGCAGGTTGCCGCCGCCGGACGCGG
This region includes:
- a CDS encoding SDR family NAD(P)-dependent oxidoreductase — translated: MRPAAVVTGGASGIGRAVVERLLEDGWPVAVLDSDRAALANAEGELDGEEAVFLEADITDEEDVADAFDAVVDRIGPVGGLVNSAGIARDLPLRDTSAELFRRILDVNLVGSFICARAALERRADTLSIVNIASVSGLRANAGRVAYGASKAGVKLMSEVMAVELGGEGVRVNCVAPGPIDTPMVAQLHRAEDRADWLARVPQARYGEPEEVAAAIAFLLSTEASYVNGQTLAVDGGFLAAGIIRRDR
- a CDS encoding DUF3750 domain-containing protein; its protein translation is MRRIRLMIVFVLAVFVAPTFATAGWWSMLDRPGSWRSADWSSSGVLPAAPATEEAAIYVMAARTGGMKGALAVHSWLVVKRPGSAAYERYDKVGWGSPIRRNAYAADGRWYSNVPWVVRSVGGAEAERLIPKVERAIAEYPYSHPGDYRLWPGPNSNSFVAHVLRETPELGATLPPNATGRDFAPGFASFDIAPDGQDVHATLGGLVGFAVGARSGFEIHFLGLVAGVDFARPALKIPAYGRVNLLPDN
- a CDS encoding asparaginase, coding for MANPVLVEVLRGAIVESAHRGSVAVVDADGGTVLALGDVEHPIFPRSAVKAIQALPLLESGAADAYGFRDREIALACASHSGEPEHAKLAAEMLGRAGLDRDALECGTHWPLGEPATIDLARSGAEPSQLHNNCSGKHAGFVCTCMHAGVDRRGYVDYGHRMQAMLRSTMEEVTGAIHGEANMATDGCSIPTYAVPLRSLALGFARMATGVGMGVERIKSAKRIFAACMAEPFYVSGTGRMDMLLMQAGQGRIFAKTGAEAVYCAALPEQGLGIAVKCDDGATRAAETIVASVLAGLLASDESLRTRLSELAAPAIRSRRGAVVGQVRPAEALTAAPA
- a CDS encoding TIGR03808 family TAT-translocated repetitive protein — its product is MLNRRSVLAGLAGAGGALIGAAGPGLGAAAAGFETASIRGSIDATELGVFPGTYDDQSKAFGRMLEAAADRGMPIALPAGNYVVSNVTLPRRVVLTGTPGTTRIIYGGDGHLFAAEGADHIEFSGLVIDGANRWLSEQVQGMIDARRVGRLVIDGCSLIGSGKNAVALERVGGRIERSTITGAAEAAIYSVDAQGLSIADNEIADCGNGGILIHRWQAGEDGTMVTGNRIRRIAARNGGTGQYGNGINVFRAAGVIVSGNSLSDCAFSAIRSNSGSNIQVSGNTCLRSGETAIYSEFAFEGAVISNNIVDGAANGISIVNFNEGGRMGVCSGNVVRNLSEKGPYPADSPGFGVGITAEADTAITGNIIENAPLYGMHLGWGPFLRNVTATGNVIRKAGTGIAVSVVEGAGAVVISDNVISDVQHGAIVGHRWADAATGDLARIGNDGHAHLTVERNHVG
- a CDS encoding GreA/GreB family elongation factor → MSRAFTSNDDSLSGLNDIGERPVSEHRNLVTAEGLAHIDAQLAELHELFARAEAEGDREKIALVSRDLRYWTSRRESAELSVPEPGSGTVRFGMTVTIEDEDDTRRVWMIVGEDESDAAHGKISHASPMAQALFGKKAGDLVTVSGKEWEIVALN
- a CDS encoding acyltransferase family protein yields the protein MTEFRPEIQGLRAIAVVLVVLFHVKAGFVGGGFVGVDVFFVISGFLITRKLVGEMDARGAIDIPLFLAGRMRRLFPALFATMLATFVGSYYLLSPDALQRFAAGAFHALLYVSNVLYWNESGYFDVAAYSKPDLHTWSLSVEEQFYWLWPLLLLLVRKRSRLGLFVLFSLVFWASLLLNYVFYWVPPRLIGTWTPLLWPFVQKADTAIFFLMPFRMFEFAIGALCFLASERYAPKAWPATALQVTGLAMIGAAAVFLTEGTRFPGVAALLPCGGTALVILGGDKSLTSIFLTNRATDWIGRASYSIYLVHWPVVVLYLAYVLEPRIDALEATGLFAASLILGYALHVAVEFPFWKRRYLPRTGPAAFSMLSLLCVLVLALPLTNAWVTGGWAWRFGPYGDRFNLEALTLEALRYEKTHVSGVRFDQGRKVLVIGDSHGRDLANGLHQVLPEDRYDVKWLPSLAICIQPTETDRPLSETCPQRWNLIRTSHLVVQADVIVLSFRWWVEGAEQADAMLLELKRLSKVPTVRLLVSGRVMEPAGFPESAMWKVKAGMSPSAINSQFPVSFSYVNRVDKSLMDAVRRANIPGAMFWTKLSSQCPDKKCRFIDERRNLLIRDSQHLTLTGARDMAQDLVRTFPGMFPQ
- a CDS encoding acyltransferase family protein; translation: MEKRSQPIDVLRGIAIVSVIIWHAFAPHMMQWYPWSAKLFKLTWAGVDLFFVISGFLIGSILLRYRTSSSYFLAFYGRRFFRIFPLYAVTLIIAYLYGGTKEPFWALATFTQNVLWAIEGRFGDAWTGVTWSLAVEEQFYLVVPLLILLISPKQLPWVLIPLVIAAPLLRLAIWATGGGPFTSVYYAVYLMLPTRMDGLFLGVLLAWLLLEPRRSDWLMSHRVGVKSVSAILLLGCAAMSIAEWSSASRGMILGGYTWIALTAASVVLLAATTKRQVSVLLTPLAAAGIGCFSLYLLHIPLGVILLYSIDWAAFPLHPLPFFVARAISLVIAAYICWHLIEKPNIAIGHRLFPYRRLAPGSESRNAKQPASAG